The Epilithonimonas zeae genome contains a region encoding:
- a CDS encoding HEAT repeat domain-containing protein, with product MKDSLKKYINEHRDEFDNLEVPDEMFDKIMSKLDTSAPSVGKTRSIFPLKNWAIASSIVVILSLGIFNLWQEKEIDKTVIATKQTPKKEDENIVDTNSKKELETSIIEKIQKNTAKVLANHSSDSPKQSIDSQNSIPNYNIEGENHSDQANAIELMNNEFSASSRLQGIAFVKNFSDYDSKIIDLLSEKAISDENTNVRLSAVSALEMQRQNSVVTDRIQQIFVQQNDPMVQKELISFLAEKPSSDLSPEVNIKLLALAKDPTTVDFVKDEAYAVLMKY from the coding sequence ATGAAAGATTCGCTTAAAAAATATATCAATGAACACCGAGATGAATTCGATAATCTCGAAGTTCCTGACGAAATGTTTGACAAAATAATGTCCAAGCTGGATACCTCTGCTCCATCTGTTGGGAAAACACGTTCGATATTTCCTTTGAAAAATTGGGCAATCGCGTCTTCCATTGTGGTTATTTTAAGTTTAGGAATCTTTAATTTATGGCAAGAAAAAGAAATCGATAAAACTGTTATTGCAACAAAGCAAACTCCGAAAAAAGAAGATGAAAATATTGTTGACACAAATTCTAAGAAAGAATTAGAAACATCAATAATAGAAAAAATACAAAAAAACACCGCAAAAGTTCTTGCAAATCACAGTTCTGATTCTCCAAAACAATCAATAGATAGTCAAAATTCTATTCCTAATTATAATATTGAAGGTGAAAATCATTCTGACCAAGCCAACGCAATAGAATTGATGAATAATGAATTTTCTGCAAGTTCCAGATTGCAAGGGATTGCTTTTGTAAAGAATTTTTCTGATTATGATTCAAAAATAATCGATTTGCTTTCTGAAAAAGCCATCTCAGACGAAAACACGAATGTAAGATTGTCTGCAGTTTCAGCCTTAGAAATGCAGAGACAAAATTCTGTTGTAACAGATAGAATTCAGCAGATTTTTGTTCAACAAAATGACCCGATGGTACAGAAAGAATTAATTTCCTTTTTGGCTGAAAAACCATCATCAGACTTAAGTCCAGAAGTTAACATAAAACTTTTGGCACTCGCTAAAGACCCAACAACAGTAGATTTTGTGAAAGACGAAGCATACGCTGTTCTAATGAAGTATTAA
- a CDS encoding RNA polymerase sigma factor encodes MKTTTENISDKELLERCCSGDNSGYSLLYHRYSKAVFNSIYRIVNDREDAEDILQEVFLKAFSEIKSLKNVESFGGWIKRIAINQSLNYLRKNKIYFSEIEDDKILDIEDDELEAKLAMESRVKELQNIIAEFPLQTRTIVNLFLFEEMPQEEIAKILNIPHGTVRSYYHRAKKKIFEKLNPKHYNERFA; translated from the coding sequence TTGAAGACAACAACAGAAAATATCAGTGACAAAGAATTGTTGGAACGATGCTGTTCCGGAGACAATTCGGGGTATTCTCTACTCTATCATCGTTATTCAAAGGCTGTTTTCAATTCCATTTATCGTATCGTCAATGATAGAGAAGATGCGGAAGATATTCTTCAGGAGGTTTTTTTGAAAGCATTTTCTGAAATCAAATCTTTGAAAAATGTAGAAAGTTTTGGAGGTTGGATTAAGCGAATCGCTATCAATCAATCGCTTAATTATCTTCGGAAAAATAAAATCTATTTTTCAGAAATTGAAGATGATAAAATATTGGATATAGAAGATGATGAGTTGGAGGCAAAGCTGGCTATGGAATCTCGAGTAAAAGAACTTCAAAATATAATCGCTGAATTTCCTTTGCAAACCAGAACAATCGTCAATCTTTTTCTGTTCGAGGAAATGCCACAGGAAGAAATCGCAAAAATTTTAAATATCCCGCACGGAACCGTAAGAAGCTATTACCACCGTGCTAAAAAGAAAATTTTTGAAAAATTAAACCCAAAACACTACAATGAAAGATTCGCTTAA
- a CDS encoding GLPGLI family protein produces MKFKLLLSLSAIINSIAIFSQSYKIIYDFKWKTEEQSKDYNSELTVLLKNDENSYFESLAKFKYDSIKTKLVDEGSRSFPSPKQQWKLQPLIFKDLKSQTTITEENFFDKVYLTTYTCKPIWKIQQEKSKLFNYNVQKAETDFGGRKWIAWFTNEIPISDGPYKFFGLPGLILKISDSEENFIFEIKGLTKEQYNIEGRNAYDSKVNLTPKKWEAFWNKYQKDPSMIFANLNSPNNTFTYVYHGLSVDSKEAKEIYNKTEKEKIDIFKIPIEIKSCEQ; encoded by the coding sequence ATGAAATTCAAACTATTATTAAGCTTATCTGCAATCATCAATTCCATTGCAATATTTTCCCAATCGTATAAAATCATCTACGATTTCAAATGGAAAACGGAAGAACAATCAAAAGATTATAATTCGGAATTAACTGTTCTATTAAAAAATGATGAGAATTCTTATTTTGAATCCTTAGCAAAATTTAAATATGACTCCATAAAAACAAAACTTGTGGATGAAGGAAGCAGAAGTTTTCCAAGCCCAAAACAGCAATGGAAATTACAGCCTTTAATTTTTAAGGATTTGAAATCTCAAACTACAATTACTGAAGAGAATTTTTTCGATAAAGTTTACTTAACAACTTATACCTGCAAACCGATTTGGAAGATTCAACAGGAAAAAAGTAAATTATTCAATTATAATGTTCAGAAAGCGGAAACGGATTTTGGAGGGAGAAAATGGATTGCGTGGTTCACGAATGAAATCCCGATTAGCGATGGACCGTATAAATTTTTTGGATTACCCGGATTGATTCTTAAAATATCCGATTCTGAGGAGAATTTTATTTTCGAAATTAAAGGGCTTACCAAAGAACAATATAATATTGAAGGACGTAATGCCTACGATTCCAAAGTTAACCTTACGCCTAAAAAATGGGAGGCATTTTGGAACAAATATCAAAAAGACCCGTCGATGATTTTTGCTAATCTCAATTCTCCTAATAATACTTTTACTTACGTCTATCACGGACTAAGTGTGGATAGTAAAGAAGCCAAAGAGATTTACAACAAAACAGAAAAAGAAAAAATTGATATTTTTAAAATCCCAATTGAAATAAAATCTTGTGAACAATAA
- a CDS encoding DUF3667 domain-containing protein produces the protein MNEEHSSEPKKEIKRIDAKYISHEIQHLLHFDKGFPFTFKELLIRPGKAVREYLRENREKYVKPIVFLVFSAVIYTFLIHLFHIDVLIFNIKGLGKTQWENNHNIEAINSWIDSHLGYSALIIGFFMALWTKIFFYKKGFNIFEIFVLLSYIFGVFFISVLVFLLIGKLFNLFIIAQVGIYLVQVYFVWAIGQFFGEKNFLNYVKSLICLFLGIVTYKYSLVLLAYLIHLF, from the coding sequence ATGAACGAAGAACATTCTTCTGAGCCTAAAAAAGAAATCAAAAGAATAGACGCCAAATATATTTCGCACGAGATTCAACACCTTTTACATTTTGATAAAGGATTTCCTTTTACCTTCAAAGAACTCTTGATTCGTCCTGGAAAAGCGGTAAGAGAATATCTCCGGGAGAATCGTGAAAAGTATGTTAAACCAATTGTGTTTTTGGTTTTTTCGGCTGTTATTTACACGTTTTTGATTCATCTATTTCATATTGATGTTCTGATATTTAACATCAAAGGATTAGGAAAAACGCAATGGGAAAATAATCATAATATCGAAGCTATAAACAGCTGGATAGATTCTCATTTAGGTTACTCGGCTTTGATTATTGGATTTTTTATGGCACTTTGGACGAAAATATTCTTTTACAAAAAAGGCTTTAATATATTTGAGATTTTTGTCTTATTATCTTACATTTTCGGCGTATTTTTCATTTCAGTTTTAGTCTTTTTATTAATTGGGAAACTATTTAATTTATTTATTATCGCTCAAGTTGGAATATATCTGGTTCAGGTTTATTTTGTCTGGGCAATTGGACAATTTTTTGGAGAAAAGAACTTTTTGAATTACGTTAAGAGTTTGATTTGTTTGTTTTTAGGGATTGTTACTTATAAATATAGTTTAGTTCTCTTGGCTTATTTAATTCATTTATTTTAA
- a CDS encoding phosphoribosylformylglycinamidine synthase has product MNKRIFVEKRGIFDVESPKIFDDVKAVVPSIQSVKVYNVYDIFGLNDGEFEKVVNSTFVDPVTDILIEENPAKGTHFALEFLPGQYDQRADSAQQCIALLTGNEKSKVRSGKLIEFEGVSESDLVKIKDLLINKVESQEKDLSTLNIPAEETPSKVIVHEGFINFDDAQLEEFFNNHGFALGLDDLKFIQEYFKTEQRNPTETELKVLDTYWSDHCRHTTFETELSNIEFEGQFKHTLETIFNDYIEKRKFLGRELKPISLMDLATVCGRYFHKTGDLENLVVSDEINACTIQIEAEYDGKKEPWYLLFKNETHNHPTEIEPFGGASTCLGGAIRDPLSGRSFVFQAMRLTGAADVLEPVDQTLPGKLPQKTITKQAANGYSSYGNQIGLATTMVSEIYDEGYKAKRMEVGFVAGAVPVDWVRREKPEAGDSIIILGGATGRDGVGGASGSSKEQDETSIHTMSSEVQKGNAVEERKIQRLFRNPEVTRLIKKSNDFGAGGVSVAIGEIADSLEVNLDVLPLKYEGLNGTELAISESQERMAVVVEPKDKEKFIKFCEAENIVAVEVAKVTDSGRMQMFWKGDKIVDLSRAFLDTNGCSKSQEVKITHLNEVKEKTPTFNEENFLKILGDKNVASQKGLLEMFDSSIGATTVAMPLGGKYQQTLMEGSVQTLPIIGAKNIETVSLASWGFDAEISKQNSLLGASYAVVESVAKIVAMGGDYKNIRFSFQEYFEKLGQNPEKWGKPLASLLGAYDAQINFGLAAIGGKDSMSGTYQDLNVPPTLISFACANGEKKNIISPEFKNEGNKVYFFNHIAQENGLPNYDALKEIFELIFENIKVGKIVSVKTVKEGGVAVALSKMSFGNRLGAEITVDENVLLAKNIGSLIIESKEELSSTAFQLVGEVKDSNIVKINDAEFAIEKLLAANTNTFESLFPTVEKEKITVKIDEKLNSIDPRNIIIKKHGIAQPKVFAPVFPGTNCEYDTLNAFAKEGAVVSSLPLININHQLLDESIDAWVKEIKTSQILAFSGGFSAGDEPDGSAKFIVNVLKNEKMRNAVHELLDRDGMIIGICNGFQALVKSGLLPYGRIKDLDENSPTLAHNAIRRHISQMVNVKVLNDESPWLKGMKDQVFTIPISHGEGRFMASEAEIQKLYENGQIATQYLDLEGNIAHGMPFNPNNSLFGIEGITSPDGKIFGRMGHPERFAEGLFKNIPTANYHNIFKNGVEYFK; this is encoded by the coding sequence ATGAACAAAAGAATTTTCGTAGAAAAAAGGGGAATTTTCGATGTTGAAAGTCCAAAAATTTTTGATGATGTAAAAGCTGTAGTTCCGTCTATCCAAAGCGTAAAAGTGTATAACGTTTACGATATTTTTGGATTAAACGATGGCGAATTCGAAAAGGTGGTCAATAGCACTTTCGTTGATCCGGTTACTGATATTTTAATTGAGGAAAATCCTGCAAAAGGAACTCATTTCGCATTGGAATTTTTACCAGGACAATACGATCAGCGTGCCGATTCTGCACAACAATGTATCGCTTTACTGACTGGAAATGAGAAGTCTAAAGTAAGAAGCGGAAAGTTAATCGAGTTCGAAGGAGTTTCTGAATCCGACCTGGTTAAAATCAAAGACCTTTTAATCAATAAAGTAGAGTCTCAGGAAAAAGATTTATCAACTTTAAATATTCCTGCGGAAGAAACTCCGTCAAAGGTTATTGTTCACGAAGGTTTTATCAATTTTGATGATGCTCAGCTTGAAGAGTTCTTTAACAATCACGGTTTTGCTTTAGGATTAGACGATTTAAAATTCATTCAGGAATATTTTAAAACAGAACAGAGAAATCCTACGGAAACTGAACTTAAAGTTTTAGACACGTATTGGAGCGACCACTGTCGTCACACAACGTTTGAAACAGAATTGTCAAATATTGAGTTTGAAGGACAGTTTAAACATACATTGGAAACCATTTTCAATGATTATATTGAAAAAAGAAAATTCTTAGGACGCGAATTGAAACCGATTTCCCTAATGGATCTGGCAACAGTTTGCGGAAGATATTTCCATAAAACAGGCGATTTGGAAAACCTGGTGGTTTCTGATGAAATCAATGCTTGTACAATTCAAATCGAAGCTGAATACGATGGTAAAAAAGAACCGTGGTATTTATTATTCAAAAACGAAACGCACAATCACCCAACAGAAATTGAACCTTTTGGTGGGGCTTCAACTTGTTTAGGGGGTGCAATCAGAGATCCTTTATCAGGACGTTCTTTTGTTTTCCAGGCGATGAGATTAACGGGTGCTGCAGATGTTTTAGAACCTGTGGATCAGACGTTACCGGGTAAATTACCTCAAAAAACAATCACAAAGCAGGCTGCAAACGGATATTCTTCTTACGGTAACCAAATTGGTTTGGCAACTACAATGGTTTCCGAAATTTACGATGAAGGCTACAAAGCAAAAAGAATGGAAGTTGGTTTCGTTGCCGGAGCTGTTCCTGTAGATTGGGTAAGACGTGAAAAGCCTGAAGCTGGTGATTCTATCATCATTTTAGGTGGTGCAACGGGTCGTGACGGTGTTGGTGGGGCAAGCGGAAGTTCAAAAGAGCAGGACGAAACTTCGATCCACACGATGAGTTCTGAAGTTCAGAAAGGAAATGCTGTTGAAGAGCGTAAAATCCAGAGATTATTCAGAAATCCTGAAGTGACGAGACTGATTAAAAAATCGAACGATTTCGGAGCTGGAGGTGTTTCCGTAGCAATCGGTGAAATCGCTGATTCTTTGGAAGTTAATCTGGATGTTTTACCTTTGAAATATGAAGGTTTGAACGGAACCGAGCTTGCTATTTCCGAATCTCAGGAGAGAATGGCGGTTGTGGTTGAACCAAAAGATAAAGAAAAATTCATCAAATTCTGTGAAGCTGAAAATATTGTTGCTGTTGAGGTTGCAAAAGTGACAGATTCAGGAAGAATGCAGATGTTCTGGAAAGGCGATAAAATTGTTGATCTTTCAAGAGCTTTTTTAGATACGAACGGGTGTTCAAAAAGTCAGGAAGTTAAAATTACTCACCTTAATGAAGTAAAAGAAAAGACTCCGACATTTAATGAAGAGAATTTCTTGAAAATTTTAGGTGATAAAAACGTTGCTTCTCAAAAAGGTTTGTTGGAGATGTTTGATTCGTCTATCGGTGCGACTACAGTTGCGATGCCTTTAGGTGGGAAATATCAGCAGACTTTGATGGAAGGAAGTGTTCAGACGTTACCAATCATTGGAGCAAAAAATATTGAAACGGTTTCTTTGGCGAGTTGGGGATTCGATGCCGAGATTTCTAAACAGAATTCTTTGTTGGGAGCTTCTTACGCAGTCGTTGAAAGTGTTGCCAAAATCGTTGCGATGGGGGGCGATTACAAAAATATAAGATTCAGTTTCCAGGAATATTTTGAGAAATTGGGTCAGAACCCTGAGAAATGGGGTAAACCTTTGGCTTCTCTTTTAGGAGCTTATGATGCTCAGATTAATTTCGGTTTAGCAGCCATTGGAGGTAAAGATTCAATGAGTGGTACGTATCAGGATCTGAATGTTCCGCCAACGTTGATTTCTTTCGCTTGTGCCAACGGAGAAAAGAAAAATATTATCTCTCCTGAATTTAAAAACGAAGGAAATAAAGTGTATTTCTTCAATCATATCGCTCAGGAAAACGGACTTCCGAATTATGATGCTTTAAAGGAAATTTTTGAATTGATTTTCGAAAATATCAAAGTCGGAAAAATTGTTTCTGTTAAAACTGTGAAAGAAGGTGGAGTTGCAGTTGCTTTGTCAAAAATGAGCTTTGGAAACAGATTAGGTGCTGAAATTACAGTTGACGAAAATGTTTTATTAGCGAAAAATATCGGTAGCTTAATCATCGAATCTAAAGAAGAATTAAGTTCTACAGCTTTTCAATTAGTCGGAGAAGTTAAAGATTCAAATATTGTTAAAATTAATGATGCTGAATTTGCAATTGAAAAATTATTAGCTGCAAATACGAATACATTTGAAAGCCTTTTCCCAACGGTTGAAAAAGAAAAAATAACGGTTAAAATTGATGAAAAATTAAATTCAATCGACCCTAGAAATATCATCATTAAGAAACACGGAATCGCTCAACCAAAAGTATTCGCACCGGTTTTCCCGGGAACAAACTGCGAATACGATACGTTGAATGCTTTTGCAAAAGAAGGTGCCGTTGTAAGCAGCTTGCCTTTAATCAATATCAATCACCAATTATTGGATGAAAGTATTGATGCTTGGGTAAAAGAAATCAAAACTTCTCAGATTTTGGCTTTCTCAGGAGGTTTCTCTGCGGGTGACGAGCCGGACGGTTCTGCAAAATTCATCGTGAACGTTTTGAAAAACGAGAAAATGAGAAATGCCGTTCACGAATTGCTGGACAGAGATGGAATGATTATCGGTATCTGTAACGGTTTCCAAGCTTTGGTTAAATCTGGATTGCTGCCTTACGGAAGAATCAAAGATTTAGATGAAAATTCTCCAACGTTGGCTCACAACGCGATCAGAAGACATATTTCCCAAATGGTTAATGTGAAAGTTCTGAATGACGAATCTCCTTGGTTGAAAGGAATGAAAGATCAGGTATTCACGATTCCAATTTCTCACGGTGAAGGTCGTTTTATGGCTTCAGAAGCAGAAATCCAGAAGTTGTATGAGAATGGGCAGATTGCAACTCAATACTTGGATTTAGAAGGAAATATTGCTCACGGAATGCCATTTAATCCAAATAATTCATTGTTCGGAATTGAAGGAATTACGAGTCCTGACGGGAAAATATTTGGTAGAATGGGACATCCTGAACGTTTTGCAGAAGGTTTGTTTAAAAATATTCCGACAGCGAATTATCACAATATCTTTAAAAATGGAGTTGAATACTTCAAATAA
- the purB gene encoding adenylosuccinate lyase yields the protein MNSYKNPLEERYSSEEMLFNFSHNNKFQNWRKLWIALAEIEKDLGLDITDEQIADLKANAENIDYEKAAEYEKKFRHDVMAHVHAYGDVAPSAKGIIHLGATSAFVGDNTDLIQIRDGLLILKKKLVNVMKNLADFAIQYKDLPTLGFTHFQPAQLTTVGKRATLWLQSLVLDIEELDFFLETLRFRGVKGTTGTAASFLELFNGDYSKVKHLDKELSKRFGFEKVFGVSGQTYDRKIDAKVVALLGNIAQSAHKFTNDLRLLQNLKEIEEPFEKNQIGSSAMAYKRNPMRSERIGALAKYVISLTTSSAMVASTQWFERTLDDSANKRLTIPQAFLAVDAILLIWNNIMNGIVVYPNRINKHIMEELPFMATEYIIMEEVKAGGDRQEIHEVIRVHSMEASKKVKEEGKENDLIERILNDDSLKLDKSKLKEVLDPKNFIGFAPIQTEEFIANEVQPIIDANQDLIGLEADLKV from the coding sequence ATGAATTCCTACAAAAATCCATTGGAAGAGCGCTATTCCAGTGAAGAAATGTTGTTTAATTTTTCGCATAACAACAAGTTCCAGAACTGGAGAAAGCTTTGGATTGCCCTTGCTGAAATCGAAAAAGACCTTGGCCTTGATATCACAGACGAGCAAATCGCAGACTTAAAAGCCAATGCAGAAAACATCGATTATGAAAAAGCCGCCGAATATGAAAAAAAATTCAGACACGATGTAATGGCTCACGTTCACGCTTATGGTGATGTAGCGCCTTCTGCAAAAGGAATTATTCACTTGGGAGCAACTTCGGCGTTTGTAGGAGATAACACAGATTTAATTCAAATCCGTGACGGACTTTTAATTTTAAAGAAAAAGTTGGTGAACGTGATGAAAAACTTAGCAGATTTTGCTATTCAGTATAAAGACCTTCCGACATTAGGATTTACCCACTTCCAACCAGCTCAGTTGACAACTGTTGGAAAAAGAGCAACACTTTGGTTACAAAGTTTAGTTTTAGACATCGAGGAACTTGATTTCTTCTTAGAAACATTGAGATTTAGAGGTGTTAAAGGAACTACAGGAACTGCAGCAAGTTTCCTGGAGCTTTTCAACGGAGACTATTCTAAGGTGAAGCACTTAGATAAGGAATTATCAAAAAGATTCGGTTTTGAGAAAGTTTTCGGCGTTTCCGGACAGACTTACGACAGAAAAATTGATGCTAAAGTGGTAGCTTTATTAGGAAATATTGCTCAATCTGCACATAAATTTACCAATGATTTGCGTTTACTTCAAAATCTTAAAGAAATTGAAGAACCATTCGAGAAAAACCAGATCGGTTCATCGGCAATGGCTTACAAGCGTAACCCAATGAGAAGCGAAAGAATCGGAGCTCTCGCAAAATACGTAATATCCTTAACGACAAGTTCTGCAATGGTCGCTTCTACACAATGGTTTGAAAGAACTTTAGATGATTCTGCAAACAAGAGATTGACAATTCCTCAGGCATTTTTAGCGGTTGATGCGATTCTATTGATTTGGAACAACATTATGAACGGAATAGTAGTTTATCCAAACAGAATCAACAAACATATTATGGAAGAACTTCCTTTTATGGCAACGGAATACATCATTATGGAGGAAGTAAAAGCAGGTGGTGACCGTCAGGAAATCCACGAAGTAATCAGAGTTCATTCTATGGAAGCTTCCAAAAAAGTGAAAGAAGAAGGAAAAGAAAATGATTTGATCGAAAGAATTTTAAATGACGATTCATTAAAACTCGATAAATCAAAATTAAAAGAAGTTCTCGACCCGAAAAATTTCATCGGTTTTGCACCAATTCAGACGGAGGAATTCATCGCCAATGAAGTTCAGCCGATTATTGATGCGAATCAAGACTTGATTGGCTTGGAAGCTGACCTTAAAGTATAA
- the apaG gene encoding Co2+/Mg2+ efflux protein ApaG, producing the protein MVSKITSEIKVSVTAEYDNFNSYPSENRFVFKYHIEIQNLGTETVKLLRRKWMIYDLGFGFTEVEGVGVIGLTPVLASGETFTYFSNVILKSGVGNMEGSYQFESDSKENFAVEIPKFNLVSEVLSN; encoded by the coding sequence ATGGTGTCAAAAATTACGTCAGAAATAAAAGTCAGCGTTACTGCAGAATATGATAATTTCAACAGTTATCCTTCTGAAAACCGTTTTGTATTCAAATATCATATTGAAATTCAGAATCTTGGAACTGAAACAGTGAAGCTTCTTAGGAGAAAATGGATGATTTATGACCTAGGCTTTGGTTTTACTGAGGTTGAAGGCGTTGGCGTTATTGGTTTGACTCCAGTTCTGGCGTCGGGCGAAACGTTTACCTATTTTTCTAATGTGATTCTAAAATCTGGGGTTGGGAATATGGAAGGTTCTTACCAATTTGAAAGTGATAGTAAAGAAAATTTTGCAGTTGAGATTCCAAAATTCAATTTGGTTTCTGAGGTTTTGAGTAATTGA
- a CDS encoding 3'-5' exonuclease — translation MDFIALDFETATHEKNSACELGICIVENGQIKETKSWLIKPPSFPYFNHHNVMVHGITPEDVKHSPTFADVWYEIENLMYGNLIIAHNAAFDANVLRGCLDHYGFFKPNMNYLCSIGVAKKAWKDLKSYGLKSLAEHHQINFNHHRADADAEVCAKISLLSFERLLITRNDEVRDVFNKKIKVL, via the coding sequence ATGGACTTTATTGCTTTAGACTTTGAAACGGCAACCCACGAGAAAAACTCCGCTTGCGAGTTGGGAATTTGCATTGTGGAAAATGGGCAAATCAAAGAAACCAAATCTTGGCTCATAAAACCACCTTCGTTTCCCTATTTCAATCATCATAATGTTATGGTTCACGGTATTACGCCGGAAGATGTAAAGCACTCTCCCACTTTTGCAGACGTATGGTATGAGATAGAAAATCTAATGTATGGCAATCTGATCATTGCTCACAATGCCGCTTTCGATGCTAATGTTTTGCGAGGATGTCTGGATCATTACGGATTTTTCAAACCAAATATGAACTATTTGTGCAGTATTGGAGTTGCAAAAAAAGCGTGGAAAGATTTGAAAAGTTACGGACTCAAAAGTTTGGCAGAACATCATCAAATCAATTTTAATCATCACCGTGCAGATGCCGATGCAGAAGTATGTGCGAAGATTTCTCTATTAAGTTTTGAGAGGCTTTTAATTACAAGAAATGATGAAGTTCGTGATGTTTTTAACAAGAAAATTAAGGTTCTTTAA
- a CDS encoding glycosyltransferase family 2 protein, producing MTVAIAILNWNGKSWLEKFLPSVIEHSQEAEIYVIDNASTDDSIQFLTSNFPSIKIIQNQSNSGFAKGYNEGLKSIKADIYCLLNSDVEVTENWIFPITKLFFEDQNIAAIQPKILDYNQMNKFEFAGAGGGLIDNLGYPYCRGRVFDDIETDNGQYDDETEIFWASGCSLFIRSEDFWNMNGFDERFFAHQEEIDLCWRLKNAGRKIYYTGKSIVYHVGGGTLNKQNPRKTFLNFRNNLTMLVKNLPIYQVVPIIFTRLVLDGFAGLYFGYKNGWSHLGAILKAHFGFYAAIPQSLKLRQTYQVKNYYQSKWLIFKHFLGSKK from the coding sequence AAAAGCTGGCTCGAAAAATTCTTACCATCTGTAATAGAACATTCTCAGGAAGCCGAAATTTATGTTATAGACAATGCTTCTACAGACGATTCTATTCAATTTTTGACGTCTAATTTTCCATCAATAAAAATCATACAAAATCAATCTAATTCTGGTTTTGCTAAAGGTTACAACGAAGGTTTAAAATCCATTAAAGCTGACATTTACTGCTTACTGAATTCCGATGTAGAAGTTACAGAAAACTGGATATTTCCTATCACAAAATTATTTTTTGAAGACCAAAATATCGCAGCCATTCAGCCGAAAATTCTGGATTATAATCAAATGAACAAATTCGAATTTGCAGGTGCTGGTGGTGGTTTGATAGATAATTTAGGTTATCCTTATTGCAGAGGAAGAGTTTTTGATGATATCGAAACTGATAACGGACAATACGACGATGAAACCGAAATTTTCTGGGCTTCCGGCTGTTCATTATTTATCCGTTCAGAAGATTTCTGGAATATGAACGGTTTTGACGAAAGATTCTTCGCCCATCAAGAAGAGATTGATCTTTGTTGGAGACTGAAAAACGCTGGAAGAAAAATCTATTACACTGGTAAATCTATAGTTTACCACGTTGGTGGTGGGACTTTAAACAAACAAAATCCTAGAAAGACTTTCCTTAATTTTAGGAATAATTTGACAATGCTCGTTAAGAACCTACCTATTTACCAAGTAGTTCCTATAATATTTACAAGATTAGTTCTTGATGGTTTTGCAGGATTATATTTTGGATATAAAAATGGATGGTCTCATCTTGGAGCAATCTTGAAAGCTCATTTTGGGTTTTATGCAGCGATTCCTCAATCTTTAAAACTAAGACAAACATATCAAGTGAAAAATTATTATCAATCAAAATGGTTGATATTTAAACATTTTCTAGGTTCAAAAAAATAA